From a region of the Candidatus Polarisedimenticolia bacterium genome:
- a CDS encoding YhjD/YihY/BrkB family envelope integrity protein, producing the protein MNPPERRSLPRCLWAALKTAIPGWWNDNVPRMGAALAYYTLFSLAPVLIIVIAVAGMVFGEEAVRGEVMGQVQGLLGREGAQTVQSMLESAWRSSPSLVVMIGGIVTFFLGATGAFLELQGALNSIWRATAKSSGSLARDLILPRLMSFGLVMGFAFLLLTALVISAALEALSSYIGSQFPGASVFWHILDLVVSFGVITVLFALMYK; encoded by the coding sequence ATGAACCCTCCGGAGCGGCGCAGCCTGCCGCGTTGTCTCTGGGCGGCGCTGAAGACGGCGATCCCCGGATGGTGGAACGACAACGTGCCGAGGATGGGGGCGGCTCTGGCTTATTACACCCTTTTCTCTCTCGCCCCCGTTCTGATCATCGTCATCGCCGTGGCTGGCATGGTATTCGGCGAGGAAGCCGTGCGCGGTGAGGTGATGGGACAGGTCCAGGGGCTGTTGGGTCGGGAAGGGGCGCAGACGGTCCAGAGCATGCTCGAGTCGGCCTGGAGGTCGTCGCCGAGCCTGGTCGTCATGATCGGCGGCATCGTCACCTTCTTCCTGGGAGCGACGGGAGCGTTCCTGGAGCTGCAGGGCGCGCTGAACAGCATCTGGCGCGCCACCGCCAAGTCCTCCGGATCGCTGGCGCGCGATCTGATCCTTCCAAGGCTCATGTCGTTCGGGCTGGTCATGGGCTTTGCCTTCCTCCTGCTGACGGCGCTGGTGATCAGCGCCGCGCTGGAGGCGCTCTCCTCCTACATCGGCTCGCAATTCCCGGGAGCCTCGGTCTTCTGGCACATCCTCGACCTGGTCGTTTCCTTCGGCGTGATCACGGTGCTGTTTGCCCTGATGTACAAAC